The DNA window TCAGATACCTGATGCTTGTTCTCGTCAAAGTCAGGTGTGAACCTGTCCCCGTACCGTCCGATCAGTTCAAGACCGAAATTTTTGATATAACTTGGTTTGATGCCCATATGAGATCCTATCCTATAACTCTATATTGGTACTGCGCCGGGACAACATAATGATTTCGTCTACAACGTCCATCGGTCTCTCTGCAAAGATCACGATCTTGAACGGATCAGCGGAGCGATCGTATATCAGGTCCGGTACTCCCTCTCTGCAGCAGAAGGCCGTCCCCCAGTCCATCGTGCTGATCCCGGGTGGTGTTCCGTGTCGGTCGTATTCGGCCGCATCGAGGAGTATTCGCTCGGCCACATCCAGGATCGAAGGCGAACAGGGGACCATCGCTGCGCTTCTGATGGTCGAGTCAAAACGGAGTGCTGTCAACAGACCGGCTCCCACCTCCCCTGCCTTTCCGAGGGCTGCCGGTTCTGGAAACGGGCAGCAGAGCCGGACCGATCCGATATCTGCTGTGGTCCGGGCATGGTCGGTCGCCCCGGCGAGGGTGATCGTCCCCCCGCCAGGTATCAGTGCTCCTGTGCTGCAATAGTGGACCGCCGCCGCGGTCAGATCCCTGATCAGGGTTTCGTGCCCGGAACTGCTCATGGTGGCACGCCCTAGAGGTCCCGCTCGTGCTCGACCACGTAGTTGATCACATTTTCGGCGATGTCTGCAGAGTACTCGCCGAGCCGCCGGATACTCTCGGCAATATATCCGACGGCGATGGCGTCCTCCGCCTCATGGGTCAGCATCGCCGTGGTGACCCCTTCGCAGAGATGTTCGAGTCCCTTGACTTCTTCGATGGTGGCGTTCGCCCGCCTGATGTCCAGGTCAAAGAAGGCGGTGACGCTCTGGTCAAAGATGGTCAGCGAGAGGGTGCTCGCCTCCCTGATCTTCGCGATAATCAGTTGGTCCTGATCTTTGTCGGAGAGAATCACTGCATTTCGTGCTATCCGCACGGCATGGTCCCCGATCCGTTCGAGGGTTCTGCTGACCAGCAGGTACTGGGAGGCTGTATACAGGGTCAGCCCCATCTTCTTGGAGAGGTTGATGTTCCGCATCACCATGTTAGTCTGACGGGCCATCAACCAGTGGAGCCGATCGACATCCCGGTCCTGGGCGATCACCTCCTCTGCCAGTGCCTGGTCCTGCTCAAACAGGGCGGCGATCGAATCCTGGTGCATCCCCTTGACGATCACGATCATCCGCCGAAGCGTATTCTCGAACGGAAGTTCGCCAGGGTTCAGGAGATCTTTGATGGTGACCCCAGTCTCCGACTCCTCAAGCACCTCCTGTCCGATCGTCATCTGGGTGAAATCCCGGACGACCATGCGGACAAATGAGGGCAGACGGCCGCGGGATTTGACCTTTATCTCGGTGTAGCCGGCGATATATGCCCCAATCAAACTCCGGAAGAAGAAGGTCGCGTTGGTACAGGTGGTGACATCGAACTCCCTGGTCCGCTGGATCTGGTCCTCTGATATATTGGCGGAGATGAGCAGGGTACCGTCGGCCTGGGGGGTGACCCTGACCGGATCGTTCTTCTTGATGCTCATCTGCTGTGTCCAGTCCTTGGGGAGCGTCACAACGAACGAAGACCCCCCTGTCATCTGTACCCGTCGTATATCCATTCCAGATCCTCCATCTCCTATAGTATCCTCATGTTATTCAATATAACTCTGTATTGCTCTGTATTCTATTTTGTTATATAGAGTCTCCGTCGAATAACAGTATATGTGCTGCACGTGATTTTAGAGAGGAGAATCATGGTAGAAAAACGTAGAACCTTTGGCACAATGGCCTGCGGGCTTGCAGCAATTCTGATTGTAGCGCTGCTCGTCAGTGGCTGTATCGGTAACACCTCGAAGACCACCACCCCGGCGACGACTGCGGTAACGACTGTCTCACCTGCGGCAACCACAGCGATTGCAACGCAGGCGACGACGGTTCCGACAGTTGCACCAGCGAACACGACCACCACTACGAATGGCAGTGCATCCAGCGCTCTGACCGGTGCTTCGACGGGCCGGCTGACGATCACCGGATCGACAACCGTCCTCCCGATCGCTCAGGCATGGGCTGAAGCCTTCATGGCGGCTAACAAGGGGGCAGATGTGCAGGTCAGTGGCGGCGGTTCAGGTGTGGGCGTACAGGCCATCGGCGAGAAGACCGCGATGATCGGGATGTCTTCGCGCGAGGTGACTGCAGATGAACTGAAGAAATATCCCTCCATGACGATCACCCCGATTGCACGGGACGGTCTCTCAGTCATTGTAAACCCCCAGAATATGGTTACGACGCTCACTCTCAGCCAGATCAGGGGCATCTACAACGGCACCATCACGAACTGGAAGGATGTCGGCGGTGCAGATCTTTCGATCGTTGTCATCGGTCGTGACAGTTCATCAGGGACACGGGACTTCATCTCAAGCGCCGTGATGCAGAAGGACAACTTCACCTCCTCAGTCCTTGAGAAAAACTCCAATGGTGCCGTTGAGACCGGCGTCTCCACAACACCAGGCGCGATTGGATACGTGGGCCTCGGGTACACGAAGGACGCAGTGAAGGCACTGACTCTCTCGGCGAATGGTGCCGCAGTCGCGCCCTCTGTAGCCACCGTCGTGGACGGGACCTATCCGCTCTCACGGAAGTTGTATATGCTCACCAATGGACCAGCGACAGGAATCGCCAAGGACTTCCTCGACTACGCACTCAGTCAGGAAGGTCAGAAGGTTGTTGAAGATCAGGGATTTGTCCGGATCTGAGGAGATCTCCTCTCATCCAGTAAAATTTTTTCTCTGACCGCCCATTCGATCGAACCAATCTGATGAATTAACGGCTTTTGATCATGAACACGATTCCGATCACACCTGATCTGTCTGAAAAAAGACAGAGGCAGATATCATTCTTCAATCTCAAAGAGAAAGTTATCGAGTCCCTGTGGCTCATCTGTGCGCTCTTTTCAGTGCTGACCGTCATCTTCATCCTGCTCTTCCTCTTCAAGGACAGTTACCTTGGATTTGTTCAGATCGGCATTCTCCCGTTCCTCACCGGGATGACCTGGAATCCCGTCGCTGCAATCCCCAGTTATGGGATCGCTCCCCTGATCGTAGGCACCCTGCTGGTGACCCTCGGTTCGATGGTGATTGCGGTTCCGCTCTCAATTGGAACTGCGGTGTATATCTCAGAACTGGCTCCCCCCCGGGTGAAACTGATCATCAAGCCGGCCATCGAACTGCTGGCCGGCATTCCGTCCGTGGTGTACGGGTTCTTCGGTCTGATGGTCATGACCAACTGGCTGCGGGTTCTCTTCGATCAGCCCTCCGGTGAATCGTGGCTCGCTGGCTCGCTTTTGCTTGGAATCATGGCCCTTCCGACGATCACCTCGGTGGCAGAGGATGCCATCCGCTCGGTGCCTCAGGAGTACCGTGAGGGATCCCTCGCCGTCGGGGCGACCCGGTGGCAGACGATCAGCAAGGTCGTGGTCCCGGCGGCCCTCTCGGGGATCACCGCGGCCATCATCCTTGGTATGGGCCGCGCGATCGGAGAGACGATGGCAGTGATGATGGTGACCGGCAACTCAGCTGTGATCCCGAGCCCCATCTTCAATGTCCTCTCACCAGTTCGGACGCTGACCGGTACGCTCGGTATCGAGATGGGCGAGGTGGCCTCGGGTTCCCTTCATTATCACGCTCTCTTTGGGGTGGCCGTCGTCCTGCTGCTGATCACCCTGATCGTGAACCTAGGTGCGGTACTGATCCTGAAAAGGCTGAACGCACAGCGACCGGCCAGCATGTTCCTGAAGAACGCCCCTGCTCTGGTCAGGCGAGGTTTGAAACTGGTCCCCCTTCTGGTCGTCACGGTGATCATCTATGCGATAGGTGGGATCATTGGGGTTGGGCTGCTGGCCTGTGCGGGCGTGCTCTGGCTGGTTGCTCAGCGCCTCTCCCCCAAAACGGCCCAGCGTATCGCTTTCTTCTTCCTCCACCTCGGGGTCGGGCTGGTGCTCCTGGTCCTTGGAATCATCCTCTTCGATATCGTCTCCCATGGGCTTCCTGCCATATCATGGGAGTTTCTAACCACGGCACCCCGTGATCTCGGACGGGCTGGTGGTATCTTTCCCGCGATCGTGGGCACCCTCTACCTGGTCGCCGGTTCAATCCTCTTTGCACTGCCGTTCGGCGTCGGCGCTGCCATCTATCTGAATGAGTACAGGATGGAGGGGTATCTGACCCAGATGATCAGAACAGGCATCGATCTCCTGAACGGCACCCCTTCGATCGTCTTCGGTCTCTTCGGGTTCACCTTCCTGGTGCTGTACCTGGATATCGGCGTCTCGATGCTTGCAGGGCAGCTGACCCTCGGTCTGATGGTTCTTCCGACGATCATCAGGACCACCGAGGAGGCGCTGAAGAACGTTCCCTCCTCGCTGCGGGAAGGATCCCTGGCACTCGGCGCTACCCGATGGCAGACGATCAGTCGTGTGGTCCTCCCTTCGGCAGTGGCCGGGATCATCACCGGGACGATCCTCTCCATCGGCAGGGCAGCCGGAGAGACCGCCCCGATCCTCTTCACTGCGGTGGTCTTCTCTCAGCGGTACCTCCCGAGTTCGATTCTGGACCCGGTGATGGCCCTTCCGTACCACCTCTTCATCCTCTCTACGAACGTCCCCGACTCGTCACAGAACCGGTATGGGACAGCCCTGGTCCTGATTATGCTGGTGATCGGGATCTATTCGATTGCAATCTATCTGAGGAATCACTTTCAAAATACGTTGAGGTACTGATCAAATGGCAACAAGTGAAATTGTACTGCGCACCGAGGATCTGGACCTCTGGTACGGCGAGAAAAAGGCATTGAAGGGGGTTACGATCGGGATCACTCGGAACCGGGTGACCGCCCTGATCGGCCCCTCGGGGTGTGGAAAGTCCACCCTCCTCCGATGTTTTAATAGAATGAACGATCTGGTTCCCGGATGCAGGATCGAGGGGGGGCTCTTCTTCAATGACACCCCGCTCTCCGATATTCCCGATGTGGTCCAGCTCAGAAAGCATATCGGGATGGTCTTCCAGCGACCGAACCCGTTTCCCAAGAGTATCTATGAAAATGTCGCCTATGGTCCACGCATCCATGGCGAACGGAACAGTGCTGCTCTGGATACGATCGTTGAGCAGTCCCTGAAGCAGAGTGCCCTCTGGGAGGAGGTGAAGGACCGGTTGCATGATTCTGCCCTCTCCCTCTCTGGTGGGCAGCAGCAGCGGCTCTGTATTGCACGGACCCTAGCAGTCGGCCCTGATGTGATCCTGATGGATGAGCCCTGTTCGGCGCTCGACCCGATCGCCACCAGTAAGATCGAGGAACTGATCACGAAGCTCTCTGAACAGTATACCGTGATCATCGTGACCCACAGCATGCAGCAGGCCTCGCGGGTCAGCGATTATACCGGGTTTATGTACATTGGAGAACTGGTCGAGTTCGGCGAGACCACCCAGATCTTCGAGAGGCCGGAGAAGGAATTGACAGAGAATTATATCACCGGAAGATTTGGATAGGTGGCTGCGATGACAGAGAAATTTCTAACAGAACTGGAAGAACTGAGGGGAGATATCCTCTCAATGGCAGAGATGGCGGAGTCGATGCTGCAGTGCTCGGTTGAGGCGCTGAAGACCCAGGACACCGACCTGGCCGATCAGGTGATCGCACAGAAGAACGAGATCAAAGAGCGAAATTATCGGATTGAGGACCGGTGTATCCAGTTGATCACCCTGCATCAGCCAGTTGCAAAGGATATGCGGATGATCTTCTGTATCCTGAAGATCTCTTCAGCCCTGGAACGAGTCGGAAGATATGGGAAGGACATTGCCAATGTGGTGTATTATACGGCGGAGACCCCGCATCTTGCCCATCTCCTTTCGATCCCCCATATGAGTGTGATGGTGATTGGGATGGTCTCCGATGTGATCACTGCGTTTCGGGAGGGGGATGCCACCATCCTCTCTGATTATACAGAACGGGACAATGAGGTTGACGCCCTTGGGTACTCGATCTTTCGTGAGTGCATCACCTATATGCTCGAAGATCCAGCGACGATCACACGATGTATGAACTACGTGATGGTCGCGCGGTATCTCGAGCGGTCAGGAGACCATGCCTGTAAGATGGCTGAGTTGATCACCTTCATGGTGACCGGGAAGCGGACCGAGTTCGAGTAATCCCGCCCCCCGAAGTATTTTTCTGTGTGGAAAGAGAACAAGTTATGGCGCCTCAGTGGCTTAGTGGTATAGCGGCTGATTTGTAATCAGCAGGTCCCGTGTTCAATCCACGGCTGAGGCTTTCTTCTGATCTATTTTCTCCATTTCTCCAGGACTGTCTCCTGCCTCTCTATCTGAATCTTCGTCGTATTGTCCCTATTGGCCGGGTTTTGAACACTTCTGGTTATGGGCGTTTCTCTCAGTATATGACTCCCTTCTCATCGCATCTCTCTGCTCCCATCTTCATCGATCCGTCGAGTTTGCTCTCTTCAATCCATGTATGGAGAGATATCGGAATATTTCTCATCTCACAAATGCCGTTGATGGGATCCAATAAATATAGCGAAAGACAACAGTTCTCTATATTTCGACGACGGTTGCTGAGTGAAATGGGCCCTGTTGTCCCCCGATATGGGAAGGTATACCAGTTTATTCGAAATTAATGCGGGGGATATAGCCTTGATGCAGATCTATAAGACAAGAAAGGGGTCGGAGCCGGCGATCATCGAGATTGTAGAGACGATCTGCGAGGGCTCCTGGATATGGCTACTTGAACCATCTGAGGCTGAATTGGCGATTGTTGCGGACCAGTGCAGGATCCCCCCAGAATTCCTCCAGGCTGCCCTCGATGAAGAGGAACGACCGCGCATCGACTCTGAGGACGATGTGGTTCTGATCGTCATGGATATACCCATGACGACCGAGAGTCTTGGGGTCAAAATCCTGACCACCCACCCGCTTGGTATCATCATCACCAGGGACCATATCGTCACGATCTGCAGCCGGCGTGTCGATGTCCTGGACGATGTTCTCGCCGGCAAGATCCGACAGTTCACCACCGTGAAGAAGACCCGATTTCTCTTTCAGATCTTCTACCGGAATGCCACCTATTATCTGAATCACCTGAGGCGAATCGAGCGGAAGATGACCCAGATTGAGGTCGAACTCCGCCGCTCGATGAAGAACGAGGAACTCTTCCAGATGATGGAACTGGAGAAGAGCCTGATCTACTTTTCAACCTCGCTGAAGAGCAACGAGGCCGTCCTCGAACGGATTCTCAGGACCAAGATCCTGAAGATGTACGAGGAGGATGCCGAGCTGCTGGAGGATGTCATCATCGAGAACAAGCAGGCGATGGAGATGTCGCAGATCTACCTGCATATCCTGACTGGGATGACCCAGTCCTTTGCCTCGATCATCTCGAACAACCTGAACATTGTGATGAGGTTCCTCGCCTCAGTGACGATCATCCTCGCCATTCCTACGATGATCGCCAGTTTTTACGGCATGAATGTCATTGAAATTCCCCTTTCACAGTACCCCTTCTCCTTCGAGCTTATCTTTGGGATCGCGGTGCTCTTAGCGGTTGGGATGGGGTTGATGCTCTGGAGGAAGAAGATGTTATGATCTCAAGTTTTTTTAAGAATACGGGAAAGATGCTGGAGATCATTCTGGCCCTCCCTCATCTTCTAGCGGTGGCTTTGAAGAACGTATAGCAGAAGACCCCGCCCGGTTCAGTGGTGTGGTAGAGTGCCGTTATCCCCTTTTTCCATGCGTCCTGGTTCATCAACCCCTGCTTCTCAACCTCGTCAGCCACTCCCTCGACCATGGCTGCAAAGGTCAGTTTCGTAAAGCCTTCAACAAGTCCCGGACGGGAGGCATCGATATAGACCATCCTCGGCGAGACATGGAGATCCCGGTATCCGGCATTGGCTATGAGTGGATAGAGTTGCCTCCCGATCAGTGCGTTGCCACCCGCCTGATGCTGGAGTTCCACGAGGCAGTCGATGGCCTGCCTGGCATCCGGGTCATCCGGGTGAAAGAACGCGGAGCCGTGATCTCCCTCGATCACGGTGAGGGTCCCGCCTTCTTTGAGGAGCGGGCGAAGTCTCTCCAGTCCCTGCTGCGGTTCGGTGAGATGCTCCAGCACAAAGCAGACAAAGATGTGATCAAAGGTCGCCGGTTTGAATGGGAGGTGGAAGATATCTCCCTGTCGGAAGGTCACATTGGTGATTCCTGCATGTTGAATTGTCTCTTGTGCCTGCTTGAGGGAGGCCTCTGAAATATCGACCGACGTGATCAGGGCATCGGGGCTATTTCTCGCCAGGATCACGGTCTGGGCACCAATTCCACAGCCGGCTTCAAGCACCTGTGATCCTTTCGAGTAACGGGTGTCACGGTGGAGGAGTTCAGTGAGGGTCTGAGCCTGGTCTGTGAGCCGCTCAGATTCTCGAGCAGAATACCCATGAACATACATGTGGTATGTCATATGCTGGTACGGAATATATAGTAGTGAACAGCAATGTCCCGGTACCTCTCATATCCCGATCAGATAAATGAATTTCTTCTCTCCCCTGAACTGGTGATAGTCATGACTCAAACTGAAAAATTCCAGAGAGTCCTGGGAATCCTGCGATCGTTTAAGGAGTTCATCGAGGCAGTCGGACTTGGATGCCGGCGACCAGATCGTCTATTATGGCGTACCGGGGACATGCATCCCGTTTGTCGAACTGCTCGCCTTTGCCCTCCGCTCGCTCGACCTCGAACAGGTCTTTGTCCTCTCCTGGACGAAAAGAAGGCTGGCTGGCTCTCGACGATTTCGTTCGACTGTCTCGTCGAGGTCCCGAATCGACCTTTGATTATGATCGAATCGAGATGAAGGTCCTGACCTGAATCCGGATCGATCTGGCCAAAAAAAGGGATCAGGTGGTGAAGGGGGCGGTCACACCCAGGATCTCACTGTTGAAGGCCTCAGCGGCCTCTTTATTGTCAGACTCGATCGTCGCCCTGACCAGCGGCTCGGTTCCCGATGCCCTGACCAACGCCCAGGTCTTCCCCCGGCTGATCCGGAGTCCGTCTGTCCGATCAATCGTCTCGTTCTTGAAGTGCTCCTCAACCGCTGCCAGCAGTCCGGGGATATTGGGGGTGCGGATCTTGTTCTTGATCGTTTTGTACGGTGGGAGGTCGTCGACCAGGTCGGAGAGGGACCGTTTCAATGTCCCGAGGATTGCGACCATCGTGGCCGCGGTCATCCCCCCATCCCTGCAGAACTGGAGGTATGGGTAGATCAGCCCGCCGTTTCCTTCCCCGCCGAATGCAACCGTTTCTCCATTGGCGATCAGTTCGATCATCTTCCTGGCCACGTAGACCGAGCCGACCGGGGTGTACAGCACCGTACACCCCTGCTCTGCCGCCACGTCCTCGATCAGCAGCGATGAACTGACCGGGGTCACAACGATCCCTTTCCGCTCAGAACAGACCTGTCGTGCGACCAGCGCAAACTCGTGATTCTCCTCGATATATCTCCCCTTATTATCGATGAAGACTGCCCGGTCTGCGTCGCCGTCATGAGCGACTCCGAACGCGGCCCCAGCACTGAGGACCAGCTCAGCGAGCGGTGCAAGTCCCTCTGGTGTCGGTTCGGGCAGCCGGCCAGGGAACGTCCCGTCAAGGGTGGCGTTGATGGTGAAGACCCTGCAGCCGAGCCGTTCAAGGATAGCCGGTGTCGTCCTGGTCGCCGGCCCTGACCCGGGATCCACTGCGACGGTGATCCCCTCGCCGATCCCTGCCGGGAACTGGGAGACGATCGCGTCGATGTACTGCCCGAGCAGGTGCGGGGCCGCCTCCTCGCTGCCCACCCGGTCCCAGGATGCCAGCGTGAAGTCCAGGTCAAAGAGTCTTCGTTCGAGTTTGACGACCTCTTCGTCGCCCATCTCGGTCCCGTCGGCTTCGATGATCTTCACACCGTTGTACTCGGGGGGGTTGTGGGAGGCTGTGATCATCGCACCCCCGTCGAACCCGAGTTTCACAATATACTGCAGTGCTGGAGTCGGCAGGATGCCGACATCCACCACATTGCAGCCGGTTGCCATCAGCCCGGCCTTGACCGCGCTCGCGAACGCCTCACCTGAGGTTCTGGTGTCCCTGCCGATGGCGATCGTTCCCTTCCTCATAGAGCCGAGTGCTTCGCCGATATGGAGCACCAGTTCTGGGGTCATATCCTTGCCTGAAACCCCGCGTACCCCGTTTGTACCAAAGAGCTGTTTCTGTGCCTTCTTCTCATCAACCATTCAATATCCCCTCATCTGATCGGTGATGTACGCCTGGGATCGTACATCGATATGTCCACTAACTAGATCTGCTCTTCTCTGAAATAGAGCCTTTGGAAGCGGCTCTTCCTCATTTCTGTTTAAGGGGCCCCTCTGCATTGTCCAGTTCTGTTTGAGCCTCGATCGCCTCTTCGCGGGCCTTGATCAGCGTCTTTGCAGCTATCCCGACCCGCTGCATCACCTCGGTGATCTTGTCCTCGATGTCGATCTCGTCGTCGACATCGAGTGCAGTCCCCTCGATCTCCAGGAGGAACCGTGCGATCTCACTCGCCTCGAAGAGCATGTCGTCCAATTCCTCGGTGGTGAAGAATCCGCACATCGCCCCGTAAAAGAATGTGGAGCCAGCCTTCTTCACCTTCTTCTTGAACGAGTTTCTGGCCTGGTTTACGGCCTGGGGGGAGTAGGTGTCCTCCATAAACGGAACTAGTTCTGGGAGGTGCTGACCGATGAAGGTCATCTCCACGCCGGAACTGGTCCGGAAATCGGTGCAGAGTCTGGCCAGTGCCCACTCGCGGGCGGTGATATAGGTATGCTTCCGCAGGAACTGGTTCACCTTGTGGTAGGTGGCACCGTCCACCTTCTTGAACTTTTGGTACTTATTGATATCGTCCAAGCCGAACTGATCCCCCATGTAGAGTACCTCTGTGTAACGGTGCCATTAATATTCTGGTTTCACTGGATCTGGAAAAAAGATGTGGGCTGGTCAGTTCAACTCAAAGTAGTTGAAGTTCAGTTCATCGCCGACGAACGTGAGTCTGATCTGGTGAACACCCGGGGTCAGCGGGATCCCGGCGGTCACGGTACTGTACTGGTTTATGCCGCCGGTGGCCGGGACGGTGACGACGCCGGCATCACTGCCATCGACCGTGATCCGGATCTGTTTCCCCGCTGTCGGAGTTGCAACCCTGAATGAGCCGGTGTAGGTTCTTGTTGCCCCTGCGGTGACAGTGTAGGTGAGCCATTCGCCGTTCCTCACCCAGCCGACATCAAAGGACCGTTCGCCTGTGTTGTATTCGATGTCGACGTCGTCCTGCCGGTAGGCTCCGCCTTGGTTACCTGTGGTGGTGTCGAGGTAGGCTACCCCTTCACCACCGAGATCATAGTCCTCGGCTTCGATCCGTGCAGGTAGCACATGGGGCCGGAATGGGGTACCCTTGTAAGTGGTTGCCTGGGTCACGGTGGAAGTGGGGGTCTGAGTCGTCGGTGGCATCGTCGGGATGGTGGAGATTACCTGTGTCGGAGTCCGGGTCGGCTGCTGAACTGCACTGAAGGTGAAATAGTTCAGGTTCATCGAACCCCCGGGGAGCAGCTTGATCGTGTGGGTACCGGCAGAGAGTGAGACCTGGACGACGGTGTCCGCGTAGGTATCAAAGGAACCGGTCGTGGTGAGGATAGGGTCTGCGAGAGTAGTTCCGTCCACCTGCATCTGGATATGGGCCCCTGCGGTAGGGACGGCTGCTCGGAACGTGGTGGTGTAGGTTCCGGCGGTCGGCACGTTCACGGTATAGAGGAGCCATTCACCGTCCCTGATCCAGCCGACGTCGTAACTCTTCTCCTGCTGGCTGTATTCGATGTCGACCCCTTCCGCAGGGCGATACTGCCCTCCCTCGTTCAGGGCGGTGGTGTCATGGTAAGCGTATCCTTCGCCGCCGTTGTCAAAGTCCTCTGCCTCGATCTTCGCTGGAAGGGTGTGCTGCAGGTAGGGTGATGTGGTCCCGGTACCTGGTGTCCCAAGGGTGGTCGGCACCGTCGTCGGGATGGTTGTCGAGGGTTGGGTCGTGGGTGGTGATGTGACCGGCAGCAGGGTGGTCTGCGTGGTCACCGGACCTGCAGGTGATGCGAAGGTCATATAGTTCAGGTTCATCGACCCGCCCTTCAACAGCAGTCTGACCTGATGGGTGCCGGCAGGAAGTGATACCTGGGCGACGACATCCTGATAGACATCGAACGAATTTGAGGTCGGTATCCCGACGGTGGTGATTGGGTTTCCGTCGACAGAGACCTGGATCTGTCGTCCGAGACCAGGTGTTGCGATCCGGAATGTGGTGGTGTAAGTCCCGGTGGCTGGCACATTTACAGTGTACTGGAGCCATTCGCCGTCCCTGATCCAGCCGACATTGTAACTCATCTCCTGCTGGCTGTATTCGATGTCGACCCCTTCCGCAGGGCGATACTGCCCTCCCTCGTTCAGGGCGGTGGTGTCATGGTAGGCGTATCCTTCGCCGCCGTTGTCAAAGTCCTCTGCCTCGATCTTCGTGGGGAGGGTGTGCTGCAGATAGGGTGATGTGGTCCCGGTACCTGGTGTCCCGATGGTGGTCGGTGCCGTCGTCAGGACGGTGGTGGTTGGCGTCGTCGTGGGTGGTGATGTGGCTGGCAGCAACGTGGTCTGCGTGGTCACTGGTGTGTCTGTCGGCGTGAACTCTATGTAGTTGATGTTCTCGTAGCCGTTGTAGAGCAGTTTGATCTGGTGCTGGCCTGCAGGGAGGTATACCGTCCTGTGGACCGTTGTGTAGGTTCCATAGGAGCCGGTGTTTGGCACATCGACGGTCGTCAGCGGGGTTGAAGTGTCATCCAGCATCATGACGAGGGAGATCCCATTCCAGGCAGTCGAGACTCGGAAGTCTGCTGTGTAGGTTCCTGCAGCGGTTACGTTCACTGTGTACCGGGTCCACTCGCCGGGGAAGACCCAGCCGATGTTATAACTCTGCTCGGTCGGGTTATACTCGATATCGACCCCTTCGTCGGGACGATACTGCCCACCATCGTTACTTGTCGTTATGTCGTGATAGGCTACCCCTTCGCCACCGAGGTCGAAATCTTCTGCCTCGATCCGGGATGGGATCTGGTGTGGCATCCCGAGTTGGTAGGGTGGCGCCGCTGTTATGGTCGGTGTTGGGGCTGTGGTGACGGTGGTCGGGGTCTGGACTGGTGTCGTCGGGACCATTGTGGTGGGTTCTGTTGTCCGGGTGATCGTCACCGTGGGTGTCAGGTTCGTGGTGGGGGTCACAACCGGGGTGGTGACCACTGGGGTTGCGGGTGGGGTTACATCCGGCCGGGTGGTGAAGGTTGGGGTTGGCCCGTTGGAGAGCCAGGCATCGATATAGTTCACTGCCATTGGGGATGCGAAGTTCAACTTCAGGGTATGGGTACCGGCTGGAAGCCAGGCCTGCCGCTGGACCTCCTGGAAGGTGGTCATGGAACCG is part of the Methanosphaerula palustris E1-9c genome and encodes:
- the phoU gene encoding phosphate signaling complex protein PhoU encodes the protein MTEKFLTELEELRGDILSMAEMAESMLQCSVEALKTQDTDLADQVIAQKNEIKERNYRIEDRCIQLITLHQPVAKDMRMIFCILKISSALERVGRYGKDIANVVYYTAETPHLAHLLSIPHMSVMVIGMVSDVITAFREGDATILSDYTERDNEVDALGYSIFRECITYMLEDPATITRCMNYVMVARYLERSGDHACKMAELITFMVTGKRTEFE
- a CDS encoding 30S ribosomal protein S17e; translation: MGIKPSYIKNFGLELIGRYGDRFTPDFDENKHQVSELTVIDSKRVRNRIAGFITRKVNTKKHL
- a CDS encoding thiamine-phosphate synthase family protein; the protein is MSSSGHETLIRDLTAAAVHYCSTGALIPGGGTITLAGATDHARTTADIGSVRLCCPFPEPAALGKAGEVGAGLLTALRFDSTIRSAAMVPCSPSILDVAERILLDAAEYDRHGTPPGISTMDWGTAFCCREGVPDLIYDRSADPFKIVIFAERPMDVVDEIIMLSRRSTNIEL
- the pstA gene encoding phosphate ABC transporter permease PstA, producing the protein MNTIPITPDLSEKRQRQISFFNLKEKVIESLWLICALFSVLTVIFILLFLFKDSYLGFVQIGILPFLTGMTWNPVAAIPSYGIAPLIVGTLLVTLGSMVIAVPLSIGTAVYISELAPPRVKLIIKPAIELLAGIPSVVYGFFGLMVMTNWLRVLFDQPSGESWLAGSLLLGIMALPTITSVAEDAIRSVPQEYREGSLAVGATRWQTISKVVVPAALSGITAAIILGMGRAIGETMAVMMVTGNSAVIPSPIFNVLSPVRTLTGTLGIEMGEVASGSLHYHALFGVAVVLLLITLIVNLGAVLILKRLNAQRPASMFLKNAPALVRRGLKLVPLLVVTVIIYAIGGIIGVGLLACAGVLWLVAQRLSPKTAQRIAFFFLHLGVGLVLLVLGIILFDIVSHGLPAISWEFLTTAPRDLGRAGGIFPAIVGTLYLVAGSILFALPFGVGAAIYLNEYRMEGYLTQMIRTGIDLLNGTPSIVFGLFGFTFLVLYLDIGVSMLAGQLTLGLMVLPTIIRTTEEALKNVPSSLREGSLALGATRWQTISRVVLPSAVAGIITGTILSIGRAAGETAPILFTAVVFSQRYLPSSILDPVMALPYHLFILSTNVPDSSQNRYGTALVLIMLVIGIYSIAIYLRNHFQNTLRY
- a CDS encoding phosphate signaling complex PhoU family protein; protein product: MDIRRVQMTGGSSFVVTLPKDWTQQMSIKKNDPVRVTPQADGTLLISANISEDQIQRTREFDVTTCTNATFFFRSLIGAYIAGYTEIKVKSRGRLPSFVRMVVRDFTQMTIGQEVLEESETGVTIKDLLNPGELPFENTLRRMIVIVKGMHQDSIAALFEQDQALAEEVIAQDRDVDRLHWLMARQTNMVMRNINLSKKMGLTLYTASQYLLVSRTLERIGDHAVRIARNAVILSDKDQDQLIIAKIREASTLSLTIFDQSVTAFFDLDIRRANATIEEVKGLEHLCEGVTTAMLTHEAEDAIAVGYIAESIRRLGEYSADIAENVINYVVEHERDL
- a CDS encoding phosphate ABC transporter substrate-binding protein, coding for MVEKRRTFGTMACGLAAILIVALLVSGCIGNTSKTTTPATTAVTTVSPAATTAIATQATTVPTVAPANTTTTTNGSASSALTGASTGRLTITGSTTVLPIAQAWAEAFMAANKGADVQVSGGGSGVGVQAIGEKTAMIGMSSREVTADELKKYPSMTITPIARDGLSVIVNPQNMVTTLTLSQIRGIYNGTITNWKDVGGADLSIVVIGRDSSSGTRDFISSAVMQKDNFTSSVLEKNSNGAVETGVSTTPGAIGYVGLGYTKDAVKALTLSANGAAVAPSVATVVDGTYPLSRKLYMLTNGPATGIAKDFLDYALSQEGQKVVEDQGFVRI
- the pstB gene encoding phosphate ABC transporter ATP-binding protein PstB; this encodes MATSEIVLRTEDLDLWYGEKKALKGVTIGITRNRVTALIGPSGCGKSTLLRCFNRMNDLVPGCRIEGGLFFNDTPLSDIPDVVQLRKHIGMVFQRPNPFPKSIYENVAYGPRIHGERNSAALDTIVEQSLKQSALWEEVKDRLHDSALSLSGGQQQRLCIARTLAVGPDVILMDEPCSALDPIATSKIEELITKLSEQYTVIIVTHSMQQASRVSDYTGFMYIGELVEFGETTQIFERPEKELTENYITGRFG